Proteins encoded within one genomic window of Chlorobaculum sp. MV4-Y:
- a CDS encoding class I SAM-dependent methyltransferase, translating to MSKQNWTDTERFDNKAAEWDANAVRAALADGVARAIIAHMPVGKPANALEFGCGTGLVTTRIAPHCGRLTALDSSSEMLRMLGEKIAAASIANVKPLHLDFSRPEEAAGLDRNYDFVYSSMTLHHIPDTASFLRELIGHMSPGGALAIADLDAEDGLFHDDATEKVHHGFDRAELQALLESAGFSSVAFMTAHIIEKKNRDGILKNYPVFLVTAVKPKG from the coding sequence ATGAGCAAACAGAACTGGACCGATACCGAGCGCTTCGATAACAAAGCTGCCGAGTGGGACGCCAACGCCGTCCGGGCGGCGCTCGCCGATGGCGTGGCTCGCGCGATCATCGCACATATGCCGGTAGGCAAGCCCGCGAACGCACTCGAATTCGGCTGCGGCACGGGCCTCGTAACGACCCGCATTGCACCGCATTGCGGGCGGCTGACGGCGCTTGACAGCTCCTCCGAGATGCTCCGGATGCTCGGCGAAAAGATCGCAGCAGCCTCCATCGCCAACGTCAAGCCGCTGCACCTCGACTTCAGCAGACCCGAAGAGGCCGCCGGGCTTGACCGGAACTATGACTTCGTGTACAGCAGCATGACCCTGCACCACATTCCCGACACCGCGAGCTTCCTCCGGGAGCTGATCGGCCACATGTCGCCTGGCGGTGCGCTTGCCATCGCTGACCTCGACGCTGAGGATGGCCTCTTTCACGACGACGCCACCGAGAAGGTTCACCACGGCTTCGACCGCGCGGAGCTGCAAGCGCTCCTCGAATCGGCGGGTTTTTCGAGCGTCGCCTTCATGACCGCGCACATCATCGAAAAGAAGAACCGCGACGGCATTCTGAAAAACTACCCGGTGTTCCTCGTCACCGCAGTCAAACCAAAGGGCTAA
- the ppk1 gene encoding polyphosphate kinase 1: MNPANSENLPAALLPEHQKLNGNAHCDKPDLSDPSLYINRELSWLHFNRRVLDEAIRPDQHPLIERAKFIAIFSSNLDEFFMIRVAGIEKQVEAGIRKKTIDGFTPSEQLERIRAEVIEQLKLRNACLYGDILPALAAEDVTFVHFADLPEKEQVALNAWFRKEIYPVLTPLAFDTGHPFPFMSNLSLNLAIELDDIEHGNFKFARVKVPSVLPRLLRLNDIEGLGNDPSCMRFLWIEELIQQNLGLLFPTMKIVQSHQFRIIRDADIEIEEDEAGDLLQTIEKGVRSRRYGNVVRLDISPKMPEFVRQLLINNLEIEERNVYEIDGALGLSCLMELLAIDRPSLKDEPFIPFNMFEEERNTDIFSAIRSGDLLLYHPYDSFKAVVDFIDRAASDPDVLSIKQTLYRVGSNSPIVKSLMKAAESGKQVAVLVELKARFDEENNIVWARALEDVGAHVIYGLPGLKTHAKLTLVVRREPQGLKRYLHLGTGNYNPSTGKLYTDYSFFTDDEQLAGEVSELFNALTGYFRYTAYHSLLVSPINTRKRIIEMIEREIALAGKGSSGKIMMKMNSLVDPATIQALYRASRAGVQIDLVVRGICCLKPGIPGISENIRVISIIGRYLEHSRAYYFANGGLPELYLGSADLMQRNLDDRVETLFPVFDPSLVERVKNDLELQLSDNLKAWKIGPDGNCTLVRNDAPKVNSQERFMKRRTQKKKQSASRGAWV, translated from the coding sequence ATGAACCCAGCCAACTCCGAAAACCTTCCGGCAGCGTTGCTGCCAGAGCATCAGAAACTCAACGGCAACGCTCACTGCGACAAGCCCGATTTGAGCGATCCATCGCTCTACATCAATCGCGAGCTGAGCTGGCTGCACTTCAACCGCCGTGTGCTCGACGAGGCGATCCGGCCCGACCAGCACCCGCTGATCGAAAGGGCCAAATTCATTGCCATCTTCAGCTCCAACCTTGACGAATTTTTCATGATCCGCGTGGCCGGCATCGAAAAGCAGGTCGAGGCGGGCATCCGCAAAAAGACCATCGACGGCTTCACCCCATCCGAGCAACTCGAACGGATCAGAGCGGAGGTAATCGAGCAACTCAAGCTGCGCAACGCCTGTCTGTACGGCGACATCCTGCCAGCACTCGCCGCGGAAGACGTCACTTTCGTCCACTTCGCCGACCTGCCAGAAAAAGAGCAAGTGGCGCTGAACGCCTGGTTCCGCAAGGAGATCTACCCCGTGCTCACGCCGCTGGCGTTCGACACCGGCCACCCGTTCCCATTCATGTCCAATCTCTCGCTGAACCTGGCTATCGAGCTTGACGACATCGAACACGGCAACTTCAAATTCGCACGCGTCAAGGTGCCGAGCGTGCTGCCGCGTCTGTTGAGGCTCAACGACATCGAGGGTCTGGGCAACGATCCCTCGTGCATGAGGTTTCTCTGGATCGAGGAGCTGATCCAGCAGAACCTCGGCCTGCTCTTTCCTACGATGAAGATCGTGCAGTCGCACCAGTTCCGCATCATCCGCGACGCCGATATCGAGATCGAGGAGGACGAGGCAGGCGACCTCTTGCAAACCATCGAAAAGGGCGTCAGGTCGCGCCGGTACGGCAACGTCGTGCGCCTCGACATCAGCCCGAAAATGCCTGAGTTCGTGCGGCAATTGCTGATAAACAACCTTGAAATCGAGGAGCGGAACGTTTACGAAATCGACGGAGCGCTTGGCCTGAGTTGTTTGATGGAGCTGCTCGCCATCGACCGGCCATCACTCAAGGACGAGCCGTTCATCCCCTTCAACATGTTCGAGGAAGAGCGGAACACCGACATTTTCAGTGCCATTCGTTCAGGCGACCTCCTGCTGTATCACCCCTACGACTCGTTCAAGGCGGTGGTCGATTTCATCGACCGGGCGGCAAGCGACCCCGACGTGCTCTCCATCAAGCAAACCCTCTACCGGGTCGGCAGCAATTCGCCGATCGTCAAATCGCTGATGAAGGCCGCCGAGTCGGGCAAGCAGGTGGCCGTGCTGGTGGAGCTGAAGGCGCGGTTCGACGAGGAGAACAACATCGTGTGGGCGCGAGCGCTCGAAGATGTCGGGGCGCATGTGATCTACGGCCTGCCCGGCCTGAAGACCCATGCCAAGCTGACGCTCGTGGTGCGCCGCGAACCGCAGGGCCTCAAGCGCTACCTGCACCTCGGCACGGGCAACTACAACCCGTCAACCGGAAAGCTCTACACCGACTACAGCTTTTTCACCGACGACGAACAGCTCGCCGGAGAGGTCTCGGAACTCTTCAACGCGCTGACCGGCTACTTCCGGTACACCGCCTACCACTCTCTGCTTGTCTCACCGATCAATACGAGAAAACGGATCATCGAGATGATCGAGCGAGAAATCGCCCTAGCCGGAAAAGGGAGCAGCGGCAAAATCATGATGAAGATGAACTCGCTGGTCGATCCGGCCACCATCCAGGCACTCTACCGGGCATCGCGTGCGGGAGTGCAGATCGACCTTGTGGTCAGAGGAATCTGTTGCCTCAAGCCGGGCATTCCGGGCATCAGCGAGAATATTCGCGTCATCAGCATTATCGGACGCTACCTCGAACACAGCCGCGCCTACTACTTCGCCAATGGCGGCTTGCCCGAACTGTACCTCGGCAGCGCCGACCTCATGCAGCGAAATCTCGACGACCGCGTCGAAACGCTCTTCCCGGTTTTCGACCCCTCGCTGGTGGAGCGGGTCAAAAACGATCTCGAGCTCCAGCTCAGCGACAACCTCAAGGCCTGGAAAATCGGGCCGGACGGCAATTGCACCCTTGTGCGCAACGACGCACCGAAGGTCAACAGTCAGGAGCGCTTCATGAAACGCCGCACGCAGAAGAAAAAACAATCGGCATCAAGGGGCGCCTGGGTCTGA
- a CDS encoding ParA family protein — protein MKTIALYSIKGGVGKTAAAVNLSFLAASPSTPALICDLDPQGASSFYFRITAPRKYNSEKFLKGNDKILKNIKATDFENLDLLPSDLSYRNLDIELSESKKPKKLLSKNLEGVADEYRYLFFDCPPNLTLLSESVFRASDLILVPVIPTTLSIRTFNQLVEFFTENGLDSSKIVGFFSMEEKRKTMHREIVEEYQSHPSMLRQTIPYSSDVEKMGLTRAPLNATHPKSNAGQAYSKLWEEVRERIENG, from the coding sequence ATGAAAACCATTGCCCTGTACAGCATCAAGGGCGGCGTTGGCAAAACAGCCGCCGCCGTCAACCTTTCGTTTCTTGCCGCATCGCCCTCAACCCCAGCACTGATCTGTGACCTTGACCCTCAGGGGGCCAGCTCGTTCTATTTCCGCATCACGGCCCCGCGCAAGTACAACAGCGAAAAATTCCTGAAGGGCAACGACAAAATCCTGAAGAACATTAAAGCGACGGACTTCGAGAACCTCGACCTGCTCCCCTCCGATCTTTCCTACCGGAACCTCGACATCGAGCTATCGGAGTCGAAAAAACCCAAAAAGCTGCTGTCGAAAAATCTCGAAGGAGTTGCCGACGAATACCGGTACCTCTTTTTCGATTGCCCGCCGAACCTAACGCTCCTCTCAGAGAGCGTCTTCCGCGCCTCCGACCTGATTTTGGTGCCAGTAATTCCGACGACGCTTTCGATCCGTACTTTCAACCAGCTCGTGGAATTTTTCACCGAAAATGGCCTTGACAGCTCAAAGATCGTCGGATTCTTCTCGATGGAGGAGAAAAGAAAAACGATGCACCGGGAAATCGTCGAGGAGTACCAGAGCCACCCTTCGATGCTCAGGCAAACCATTCCATACAGCTCCGACGTTGAAAAAATGGGCCTCACCCGCGCCCCCCTCAACGCCACCCACCCCAAAAGCAATGCCGGGCAAGCTTACAGCAAGCTGTGGGAAGAGGTGCGCGAGCGAATTGAAAATGGATAA
- a CDS encoding CHAD domain-containing protein: MSDTQGSLFFRINGDVPLVQSVGQNLPEGWGLGKSSSRRERLVFYDTFEEEAFRNGLAVMRRKGTLFIIDLESGAVEAETPLAQTPPAFFASDLPEGKARKRLLQCSTLRAFIKRCAVDRFISSWRILNRDDKTVATLDYESFYPVDKTSETVFPQHFSITPLKGYHKELSPMLMALPEPVDAYRIVGFKERFMTIMEAAEPFGRGYSSKLHLQLDASAPIHENVLRLLQFTTSIMEVNEEGIRKDIDSEFLHDFRVAIRRSRSILRLLNGVFDPEKTAWALAGLRELGKRTNDLRDSDVYLLRREEYTSLLPPSLRAALDPFFSDLEADKRLHHRQFCRYLTDREYSGFMTSLKEFIAEGELPDPETAPLAAEPTGDVAAKTIRKALKKVLVHGRRTGSETSDAELHELRIDCKKLRYLLEFFASLFPPKATTQVLRQMKALQDNLGTFVDLSVQMEFLQSRLEAIPADRGGISEAAAIGGLLTTLYREREKVREHFHEIFSGFDSSETGELFDELLTGLA; encoded by the coding sequence ATGAGCGACACCCAAGGGTCCCTTTTTTTCCGAATCAACGGCGATGTGCCGCTGGTTCAGTCGGTCGGGCAGAACCTGCCTGAAGGGTGGGGCCTTGGCAAGAGTTCCTCGCGACGGGAGCGGCTCGTATTCTACGATACCTTCGAGGAGGAGGCGTTCCGCAACGGTCTGGCGGTGATGCGCAGAAAAGGAACGCTCTTTATCATCGATCTTGAGAGCGGCGCGGTGGAAGCTGAGACGCCCCTCGCCCAGACCCCGCCGGCCTTCTTCGCCTCCGACCTTCCGGAGGGCAAGGCCCGTAAACGTCTCTTGCAGTGCAGCACGCTCCGTGCCTTCATCAAGCGCTGCGCCGTTGACCGCTTCATCTCGTCATGGCGGATTCTGAACCGGGACGACAAAACCGTCGCGACGCTCGATTACGAGTCGTTCTATCCGGTGGACAAGACCAGCGAAACAGTCTTTCCGCAACACTTTTCGATCACGCCGCTCAAGGGCTACCACAAGGAGCTGTCGCCAATGCTGATGGCACTGCCGGAGCCGGTTGATGCCTACCGGATCGTCGGCTTCAAGGAGCGCTTCATGACCATCATGGAGGCCGCCGAACCGTTCGGCAGGGGCTACTCCTCGAAGCTTCACCTGCAACTTGACGCCAGCGCGCCAATCCACGAAAACGTCCTGCGGCTCCTGCAGTTCACAACCTCGATCATGGAGGTGAATGAAGAGGGAATCCGCAAGGACATCGACTCCGAGTTCCTGCACGACTTTCGCGTCGCCATCCGCCGAAGCCGCTCGATTCTTCGCCTGCTCAACGGCGTGTTCGATCCCGAAAAAACCGCTTGGGCACTCGCCGGGCTGCGCGAGCTTGGCAAACGCACCAACGACCTGCGAGACAGCGACGTCTATCTGCTCCGGCGCGAAGAGTATACCAGCCTCCTGCCGCCATCGTTGAGAGCGGCGCTCGATCCCTTTTTCAGCGATCTCGAAGCAGATAAACGTTTGCATCACAGGCAATTCTGTCGCTACCTTACAGACAGGGAATATTCCGGCTTTATGACCTCGCTGAAAGAGTTCATCGCGGAGGGAGAACTTCCCGATCCGGAAACCGCGCCACTCGCCGCAGAGCCAACGGGCGATGTGGCAGCAAAAACGATCAGGAAAGCGCTGAAAAAGGTTCTCGTGCACGGACGGCGTACCGGCAGCGAAACCAGCGACGCCGAACTTCACGAACTGCGCATCGACTGCAAAAAGCTCCGGTACCTGCTTGAATTTTTCGCCTCACTCTTCCCTCCGAAAGCCACCACGCAGGTGCTCCGGCAGATGAAGGCGTTGCAGGACAACCTCGGCACCTTCGTTGACCTCTCGGTGCAGATGGAGTTCCTGCAGAGCCGCCTCGAAGCCATTCCGGCGGACAGGGGCGGCATCAGCGAGGCGGCAGCGATCGGCGGTTTGCTCACGACGCTCTACCGTGAAAGGGAAAAAGTCAGGGAACATTTCCACGAAATCTTCTCCGGATTCGATAGCAGCGAAACCGGGGAACTGTTCGATGAACTGTTGACCGGACTTGCCTGA
- a CDS encoding metallophosphoesterase, with the protein MSLHQKKHPHLEKLLETARPVRLDSSSKVLILSDLHMGNGGRRDEFRRNSELVRSMLQDYYLPGEYSLVLNGDIEELFKFSLEDITRVWGHIYDLFLQFEKNGFFWKTYGNHDSDLFEERNYPLSKHLLESIRFQYEEEVMLLFHGHQASILLWETYPLVSRAVVLFLRYVAKPIGIRNFSTAYNSRRRFAIEKSIYEFSNQAKIVSIIGHTHRPLFESLSKVDHLNYKIEELCRQYPSARPEERLAIQERIGELKAMLDACFTEGKKIGLRSGRYNNIAIPSVFNSGCAIGKRGVTALEIDGDRIRLVYWFKEKQGRRFVSDRNSEPEQLGDTGFYRIVLNEDHLDYVFSRIRLLA; encoded by the coding sequence GTGAGCCTGCATCAGAAGAAACATCCCCATCTTGAAAAACTGCTTGAAACGGCGAGGCCCGTAAGGCTTGACAGTTCGTCCAAAGTGCTGATTCTGAGCGATCTGCACATGGGTAACGGCGGGCGGCGTGACGAGTTCCGGCGAAATTCGGAGCTTGTTCGTTCGATGCTTCAGGACTATTACCTGCCGGGTGAGTACAGCCTTGTGCTGAACGGCGATATCGAGGAGCTCTTCAAGTTCTCGCTCGAAGATATAACCAGGGTATGGGGCCATATCTACGATCTGTTTCTGCAATTCGAGAAGAACGGGTTTTTCTGGAAGACCTACGGCAACCACGACTCCGATCTTTTCGAGGAGCGGAATTACCCGCTTTCGAAGCATCTGCTCGAATCGATCAGGTTCCAGTACGAGGAGGAGGTGATGCTGCTCTTTCACGGCCATCAGGCCTCGATTCTGCTCTGGGAGACCTACCCGCTCGTCAGCCGCGCGGTTGTTCTGTTCCTGCGATACGTGGCCAAGCCCATCGGCATTCGCAACTTCTCGACAGCCTACAACAGTCGCCGCAGGTTCGCCATCGAAAAATCGATCTACGAATTCTCGAACCAGGCCAAAATCGTCTCGATTATCGGTCACACCCATCGTCCGCTGTTTGAGTCGCTCTCGAAGGTCGATCATCTCAACTACAAGATCGAGGAGCTTTGCCGCCAGTACCCCTCGGCCCGGCCGGAGGAGCGCCTTGCCATCCAGGAGCGGATCGGCGAGCTAAAGGCGATGCTCGATGCCTGTTTCACCGAAGGCAAGAAGATCGGTCTGCGTAGCGGACGTTACAACAACATCGCCATTCCGAGTGTCTTCAACTCGGGTTGCGCCATCGGCAAGCGGGGCGTCACTGCTCTCGAAATCGACGGCGACCGGATCCGGCTGGTTTACTGGTTCAAGGAGAAGCAGGGGCGGCGCTTTGTCAGCGACCGGAACAGCGAGCCGGAACAGCTCGGTGATACCGGTTTTTACCGCATCGTGCTGAACGAGGATCACCTGGATTATGTGTTTTCGCGAATCCGCCTGCTGGCCTGA
- the trmH gene encoding tRNA (guanosine(18)-2'-O)-methyltransferase TrmH produces the protein MVSPERFRKIRELLEKRQTDLTLVMDNVNKPHNLAAIIRSCDAVGIHQVHAISYRSSIKTKQHTAAGASRWLKVRLNESIVPVGEQLRQSGMQILVANYCPEAVDFRSIDYTRPTAIVMGEELKGPSQEALDLADNFIYIPMMGMVESLNVSVAAALILFEAQRQRQAAGLYDTRHFSDADFEQLLFEYTYPRFAAVLREQGKPYPKLDENGAFTE, from the coding sequence TTGGTATCACCTGAACGATTCCGGAAAATCCGCGAGCTGCTCGAAAAGCGGCAAACCGACCTGACGCTGGTCATGGACAACGTCAACAAGCCGCACAACCTGGCCGCCATCATCCGGAGCTGCGACGCGGTCGGCATCCACCAGGTGCACGCTATCTCCTACCGCTCCTCGATCAAGACCAAGCAGCACACGGCAGCGGGTGCAAGTCGCTGGCTCAAGGTGCGCCTCAACGAATCGATTGTACCGGTCGGCGAGCAGCTTCGGCAGTCGGGAATGCAGATTCTCGTAGCCAACTATTGCCCGGAGGCGGTGGATTTCCGGTCGATCGACTACACCCGCCCGACGGCCATCGTGATGGGCGAAGAGCTGAAAGGACCATCGCAGGAGGCACTCGACCTCGCCGACAACTTCATCTACATCCCGATGATGGGTATGGTCGAGTCGCTGAACGTCTCGGTCGCCGCCGCGCTCATTCTTTTCGAAGCACAGCGCCAGCGGCAGGCCGCTGGATTGTACGACACACGCCACTTCAGCGATGCCGACTTCGAGCAACTGCTCTTCGAGTACACCTACCCGCGCTTTGCCGCCGTGCTACGCGAGCAGGGCAAACCATACCCGAAACTCGACGAAAACGGTGCATTCACGGAGTGA
- a CDS encoding metallophosphoesterase, which translates to MTRYSNLERLLHTSETIGIDRASRVVIFSDLHLGDGGRNDEFRHNGPLFETVLRQRYLEDGFSLVLNGDVEELFKFDLNAIAAAWDGLYDLWLTFGRNGFFRKLYGNHDHALLDHHNYKLASALSESLALSYEGQTLLFFHGHQASPFLNEPGSVFSRSLFYLLRYLARPFGFRNYSVSYSSRKRYAIERSVYDFSNRFKLISIIGHTHRPLFESMSKLDYLNYRLEELCRSYAPADAARQQAIEIEIAEVRFELESCYRNGIHKSLRSGRYDTIAIPSIFNSGCCIGKRGITAIEIEDGMIRLVYWSRDGLRGRSTGERLNPPREFGNSGIYRVVLNEDHLDYVFSRIRLLA; encoded by the coding sequence ATGACGCGCTATTCCAATCTCGAAAGGCTTCTGCATACCTCGGAAACGATCGGGATTGACCGTGCCTCGCGGGTCGTGATTTTCAGCGACCTGCATCTTGGTGATGGCGGCCGCAACGATGAATTTCGGCATAACGGCCCGCTCTTCGAAACAGTGCTGCGCCAGCGGTACCTTGAGGATGGATTCAGCCTTGTCCTGAACGGCGACGTCGAGGAGCTGTTCAAATTTGATCTCAATGCCATCGCCGCTGCCTGGGACGGGCTGTATGATCTGTGGTTGACATTCGGGCGGAACGGCTTCTTCCGGAAGTTGTACGGCAACCACGATCACGCTCTGCTCGATCATCATAACTACAAGCTCGCCTCTGCCCTGAGCGAATCGCTGGCCTTGAGCTACGAAGGCCAGACGCTCCTGTTCTTTCACGGCCATCAGGCGTCGCCGTTCCTGAACGAACCAGGCTCGGTTTTCAGCCGTTCGCTCTTTTACCTTCTGCGCTACCTCGCCCGTCCGTTCGGTTTTCGCAACTACTCGGTCTCCTACAGCAGCCGGAAACGCTACGCCATCGAGCGTTCGGTTTACGACTTCTCGAACCGCTTCAAGCTCATCTCGATCATCGGTCACACGCATCGCCCCCTTTTTGAATCGATGTCCAAGCTCGACTACCTGAATTACCGCCTCGAAGAGCTGTGCCGCAGCTATGCTCCGGCGGATGCTGCGCGTCAACAGGCAATCGAGATCGAAATTGCTGAGGTCAGGTTTGAGCTTGAATCGTGCTACCGGAACGGCATCCACAAAAGCCTGCGCAGCGGGCGCTACGACACCATCGCCATTCCGAGTATCTTCAATTCAGGCTGCTGTATCGGCAAGCGAGGTATCACTGCCATCGAGATCGAGGATGGTATGATCCGCCTCGTTTACTGGAGCAGGGACGGTTTGCGAGGCCGCTCGACTGGTGAACGCCTCAATCCGCCGCGGGAGTTCGGCAACAGCGGTATCTATCGTGTTGTGCTGAACGAGGATCACCTCGATTACGTATTTTCGAGAATCCGGCTGCTGGCGTGA
- a CDS encoding DUF4255 domain-containing protein — translation MNVREEKTLKNQPNYRRDETNLKALYENPPVFLNFQILVIAPHANYSNGLLMLSRVLRFFQFRNVFTQDNVKPASIAGNAPTNDLDCLESFKLIFDLHSPSMEEVNHLWGTLGGKQYPFVIYWMRMLDLKFRGRPKEGRLVTEIVTEISHKL, via the coding sequence ATCAATGTCAGAGAGGAAAAAACGCTCAAGAACCAGCCGAATTACCGGCGCGATGAAACCAACCTGAAAGCACTGTATGAAAATCCGCCGGTTTTCCTGAATTTCCAGATTCTCGTCATCGCGCCTCATGCGAACTACTCTAACGGCCTTTTGATGCTCTCCAGAGTATTGCGATTTTTCCAGTTCCGGAACGTCTTCACCCAGGACAACGTCAAACCCGCCTCGATCGCCGGCAATGCGCCAACCAACGACCTCGATTGCCTTGAATCATTCAAGCTGATTTTCGATCTCCACTCCCCTTCGATGGAAGAGGTCAACCACCTCTGGGGAACACTCGGCGGAAAGCAGTACCCCTTCGTCATCTACTGGATGCGAATGCTCGACCTCAAGTTCCGTGGACGCCCGAAGGAGGGCCGCCTCGTCACGGAGATCGTCACTGAAATCAGCCATAAACTCTGA
- a CDS encoding HAD family hydrolase codes for MMNLSVTKKFSAIVFDMDGTLLSTLADISYSLNSVLEEHGYPTHTFEECRIMVGFGMRELVRKALPESAHDDAITEPLLKEMQARYAEHWNDSSRPYEGIADLLNAIDQLGLKKAILSNKPDRFTRQCAEELLAPWKFDVIMGFREGIAPKPDPTGALLVAKELGVEPASILYVGDSGVDMLTANAAGMYPLGVTWGYRPGEELLATGAAKLVSHPTEIIPLITA; via the coding sequence ATGATGAATCTGTCAGTTACCAAGAAATTCTCCGCCATAGTGTTCGACATGGACGGCACGCTCCTCAGCACGCTCGCGGACATCTCATACAGCCTCAATTCGGTGCTTGAAGAGCACGGCTATCCGACGCACACCTTTGAGGAGTGCCGCATCATGGTCGGCTTCGGCATGAGGGAGCTGGTGCGCAAGGCGCTGCCCGAAAGCGCGCACGACGACGCCATAACGGAACCGCTACTCAAAGAAATGCAGGCACGGTACGCCGAGCACTGGAACGACAGCTCCCGCCCATATGAAGGCATCGCGGATCTGCTTAACGCCATCGACCAGTTGGGGCTGAAGAAGGCGATCCTCTCCAACAAGCCCGACCGCTTCACCCGCCAGTGCGCCGAAGAACTGCTCGCACCATGGAAATTCGACGTCATCATGGGCTTCCGCGAAGGCATCGCTCCGAAGCCCGACCCGACTGGCGCGCTGCTCGTCGCCAAAGAGCTCGGCGTCGAGCCAGCCTCGATCCTCTATGTTGGCGACAGCGGCGTGGACATGTTGACCGCCAACGCCGCCGGAATGTACCCCCTCGGCGTCACCTGGGGCTACCGTCCCGGCGAAGAACTGCTCGCCACTGGCGCAGCGAAGCTCGTTTCACACCCCACCGAAATCATCCCGCTGATCACCGCGTGA